A region of Ammospiza nelsoni isolate bAmmNel1 chromosome 8, bAmmNel1.pri, whole genome shotgun sequence DNA encodes the following proteins:
- the ANXA11 gene encoding annexin A11: MSYPGYPPAGGYPPAAPGSSPWGGAAYPPANPPPIGLENVAGYANQFNPSHMAGMASNLAGTFGGANLPQSMYPSTPGGYPPVPPGGFGQPPPGQQPSYGGYPPPGGNPPSGMPSYPGYGGGPVPGQPTPPPAQQPMSYPGLPATHPGQQPMPSYPAGPAVNPSMPSYSGATGPAVTPATHRNRGTITDAPGFDPLKDAEVLRKAMKGFGTDEQAIIDCLGSRSNKQRQQIILSFKTAYGKDLIKDLKSELSGNFERTILAMMKTPVMFDAYEIKEAIKGVGTDENCLIEILASRSNEHIQELNRVYKAEYKKTLEEAIKSDTSGHFQRLLISLAQGNRDESTNVDMSVVQRDVQELYAAGENRLGTDESKFNAILCARSRAHLTAVFSEYQRMCNRDIESSICREMSGDLEMGMLAVVKCLKNTPAFFAERLHKAMKGAGTKDRTLIRIMVSRSEVDLLDIRAEYKRMYGRSLYSDITGDTSGDYRKILLKLCGGND; the protein is encoded by the exons ATGAGTTACCCAGGCTATCCCCCAGCGGGTGGATAccctccagctgccccag GTAGCAGTCCTTGGGGTGGTGCTGCCTATCCTCCTGCAAATCCACCTCCAATTGGTCTGGAAAATGTGGCTGGCTATGCCAACCAGTTCAATCCCAGCCACATGGCTGGAATG gcaTCCAACCTGGCAGGAACCTTTGGAGGGGCAAATCTTCCACAAAGCATGTATCCTTCCACACCTGGGGGTTATCCACCGGTTCCTCCAGGTGGTTTTGGGCAACCCCCACCAGGACAGCAGCCTTCGTACGGAGGATACCCTCCGCCTGGAGGAAATCCCCCCTCCGGAATGCCATCTTACCCGGGATACGGGGGCGGCCCCGTGCCAGGCCAGCCCACAccacctcctgcccagcagcccatGAGCTATCCAGGCCTTCCAGCAActcacccagggcagcagcccaTGCCAAGTTATCCAGCAGGTCCAGCTGTGAACCCGTCTATGCCTTCCTACTCAGGAGCTACAGGGCCTGCAGTCACTCCTGCAACA CACAGAAACCGAGGTACGATCACTGATGCGCCAGGCTTTGACCCTCTGAAGGATGCAGAAGTCTTAAGGAAGGCCATGAAAGGGTTCG GAACTGATGAGCAGGCAATCATCGATTGTCTTGGAAGTCGTTCAAACAAGCAGCGGCAGCAGATAATCCTGTCCTTCAAAACAGCTTATGGGAAG GATTTGATCAAGGATCTCAAATCTGAGCTCTCAGGTAACTTTGAGAGGACAATCTTGGCAATGATGAAGACACCTGTCATGTTTGATGCTTATGAAATCAAGGAAGCTATAAAG gGTGTTGGCACAGATGAAAATTGTCTCATTGAAATCTTAGCTTCCCGCAGTAATGAGCACATTCAGGAGCTCAACAGGGTCTATAAAGCAG AATATAAGAAAACCCTGGAGGAAGCAATAAAAAGTGACACATCTGGGCACTTTCAGAGGCTTTTAATTTCACTTGCTCAG GGAAACAGAGATGAAAGTACAAATGTTGACATGTCTGTTGTCCAAAGAGATGTACAG GAGTTGTATGCAGCTGGAGAGAACCGTCTAGGAACTGATGAATCCAAGTTCAATGCCATTCTGTGTGCCAGAAGCAGGGCCCACCTTACAGCAG TCTTCAGTGAGTACCAGCGGATGTGTAACCGGGACATTGAAAGCAGCATATGCCGTGAGATGTCTGGAGACCTGGAGATGGGCATGCTGGCAGTAG TGAAGTGTCTCAAGAACACACCAGCTTTTTTTGCAGAGAGATTACATAAAGCCATGAAG GGAGCAGGAACCAAGGACAGGACGCTGATCCGCATCATGGTATCGCGCAGCGAGGTTGACCTGCTGGACATACGTGCAGAGTACAAGCGGATGTATGGCAGATCCCTCTACTCAGACATCACT GGTGATACTTCAGGAGACTACCGGAAAATCCTACTCAAGTTGTGTGGTGGAAATGACTAA